A single window of Archangium gephyra DNA harbors:
- a CDS encoding AAA family ATPase, protein MSEKVSLYNPRDTPPEQLEAMLTGREPLLKEILDSLREQAEAPTRQHWLLRGPRGIGKTHLTGIIHHRVSTDPALSKVYLPLWLGEADVYEVYSPATLLMRIAERLVEAVPGAKLAEELRTLEGTGDEDTLFEELAAHLTDEAERQERILLVLMENLDALFESFAPKQRTAQTRQLRSLLLGNPRFLFISTTPTRHLKELSDPKAPLFAHLKERRLNALQVEEVGALFSKLTQITGRKELLGEGPDAALKQRIIHQLTGGLPRSAIMAFEVLRDKEGIQPLVEDLRVFLDAQTAYFEARLARLAPRERSIVTTLALADQNLTLKEISEKSLLPEKTLSTHVSRLEQEGHVEAMEGSGGKGTLYGLSEGLFRIWYQYRKGRFLLEPLVRFLAYWYDPNELQSVADAMQQRLTQQGAKGGHTAKLTLLQIEAAVRLATSERGRLERQRLWEECRQAVERATNSGSAPTLPPFLQQALSEAITLALSNKVEEAREALEKAIASQEPLSEKTAFESADFVIEGVRKATQEAEVPRVTLLGLLAASFGTSHDTWVRLLAAYTRIILIDDLQELNHLNEALVQVDVILAMPEVHQLRSPSPLRLTALMMQVGLLYNLGRYKEAIDAGNHFLEEARKDPSTDRRRFVHRVLTWLSLAYGDTGNRRDEEAILQELVRMDESGLDMQLRRNSALARFSLITYQAADGRLRPKDRLDAIDAWFEQSRALLSNDLPEFFSFFSSVREMAEADKQGRPPRTDTLRNLYKHMMSRVTPGSALNFLRTPTLFFLNSSPKELAAWLKQLMETPLADEHKQQLRLHLRVAELLEVATALTPEERPRLRQKLGRVPAELRELFKFLLSKLS, encoded by the coding sequence ATGAGCGAGAAGGTTTCCCTCTACAACCCACGGGACACCCCTCCCGAGCAGCTAGAAGCGATGTTGACAGGGCGGGAGCCCCTGCTGAAGGAGATCCTCGACAGCCTGCGTGAACAGGCGGAGGCCCCGACCCGCCAACACTGGCTGCTCCGGGGACCCAGAGGCATCGGCAAGACGCACCTCACGGGCATCATCCATCACCGTGTCAGCACCGACCCCGCGTTATCCAAGGTCTACCTCCCGCTGTGGTTGGGCGAGGCGGATGTCTACGAGGTCTACTCGCCGGCGACTCTCTTGATGCGCATCGCCGAGCGGCTCGTGGAGGCGGTACCGGGTGCGAAGCTCGCGGAGGAGCTTCGCACGCTGGAGGGCACCGGCGACGAGGACACGCTCTTCGAGGAGTTGGCGGCCCACCTGACGGACGAAGCAGAGCGACAGGAGCGCATCCTGCTCGTGCTGATGGAGAACCTGGACGCGCTCTTCGAGAGCTTCGCGCCCAAACAGCGCACGGCCCAGACGCGGCAGTTGCGCTCCCTGCTGCTCGGCAACCCGCGCTTCCTCTTCATCAGCACCACGCCCACCCGGCATCTGAAGGAGCTGAGCGATCCCAAGGCACCGCTCTTCGCCCACCTCAAGGAGCGGAGACTCAACGCACTGCAGGTGGAAGAAGTGGGGGCCCTCTTCTCCAAGCTGACGCAGATCACGGGCCGCAAGGAGCTGCTCGGAGAAGGTCCGGATGCCGCGTTGAAGCAGCGGATCATCCATCAACTCACGGGCGGCCTGCCGCGCTCGGCGATCATGGCCTTCGAGGTCCTGAGGGACAAGGAGGGCATCCAACCCCTCGTCGAGGATCTGCGGGTCTTCCTGGATGCACAGACGGCCTACTTCGAGGCCCGCCTGGCACGGCTCGCGCCGCGCGAGCGCTCCATCGTCACCACCCTGGCACTCGCCGACCAGAACCTCACCCTCAAGGAGATCTCCGAGAAGAGCCTCCTGCCGGAGAAGACGCTGTCCACCCACGTGTCCCGGCTGGAGCAGGAGGGACATGTGGAGGCCATGGAGGGCTCGGGCGGAAAGGGAACGCTGTATGGACTCAGCGAGGGCCTCTTCCGCATCTGGTACCAGTACCGCAAGGGCCGGTTCCTCCTGGAACCTCTCGTCCGGTTCCTGGCCTACTGGTACGACCCCAACGAGTTGCAGAGCGTGGCGGACGCCATGCAACAGCGCCTCACCCAGCAGGGGGCGAAGGGTGGGCACACCGCGAAGCTCACGCTGCTGCAAATCGAAGCGGCCGTCCGGCTCGCGACTTCCGAACGAGGGCGGCTGGAACGGCAGCGCCTCTGGGAGGAATGCCGTCAAGCAGTGGAACGCGCCACCAATTCTGGCTCCGCCCCGACCCTCCCCCCATTCCTCCAACAAGCCCTCTCCGAGGCCATCACTTTGGCACTTTCCAACAAGGTCGAAGAGGCCCGGGAGGCTCTTGAGAAAGCCATTGCCTCTCAAGAACCCTTGTCAGAGAAGACGGCTTTCGAATCCGCCGACTTCGTCATCGAGGGAGTCCGGAAGGCAACCCAAGAAGCGGAGGTTCCACGTGTCACGCTCCTCGGGCTGCTTGCGGCGAGCTTTGGCACCAGCCACGATACGTGGGTTCGTCTTTTGGCGGCATACACGCGAATCATCCTGATTGACGACCTCCAGGAACTCAATCATCTCAATGAGGCCTTGGTACAAGTAGACGTCATCCTCGCGATGCCGGAGGTACATCAGCTCAGGAGTCCGAGCCCTCTTCGGCTAACTGCATTGATGATGCAGGTGGGGCTCCTATACAACCTGGGCCGCTATAAAGAAGCGATTGATGCGGGCAACCACTTCCTAGAAGAAGCCAGAAAGGACCCCTCAACTGACAGACGACGATTCGTCCACCGGGTGCTCACGTGGCTTTCACTGGCCTACGGTGACACAGGAAACCGGCGCGACGAGGAAGCGATTCTCCAGGAACTGGTGCGGATGGATGAAAGCGGCCTTGATATGCAACTCCGCAGAAACTCAGCCCTCGCAAGATTCAGTCTCATCACGTACCAAGCCGCGGATGGCCGACTCCGCCCCAAAGACCGATTGGATGCCATTGATGCGTGGTTCGAACAATCTCGTGCTCTGCTCTCCAACGATCTACCCGAATTCTTCAGCTTCTTCTCCAGCGTCCGTGAAATGGCTGAAGCGGATAAGCAAGGAAGACCGCCCCGTACTGATACCCTGCGGAACTTGTACAAGCACATGATGAGCAGAGTTACGCCTGGCTCTGCCCTGAACTTCTTGAGGACCCCAACTCTATTCTTCTTGAACTCCTCTCCCAAAGAGTTGGCCGCATGGCTGAAGCAGCTGATGGAGACCCCTCTCGCCGACGAGCACAAGCAGCAGCTCCGGCTCCATCTCAGGGTCGCGGAGCTATTGGAGGTCGCCACAGCCCTGACTCCCGAAGAACGCCCCCGCTTGCGACAGAAACTCGGACGTGTGCCCGCCGAGCTGCGGGAGCTATTCAAGTTCCTGCTGTCGAAATTGAGCTGA
- a CDS encoding ATP-binding protein — protein MRLRNESLRTGTLLAFFDRENPRRNASLLFLVEGAADIAPLRDIESTCQELIAGDDRFHWHTVANQLELTAVDARLDSVRVTRFEVAEFHGLSRPELRALLAPAIAQLGEAEKVRFPSATRTEGSVAKGVDFLDREDELTALQRLVEEGLHVLLVAPRRSGKTSLLHRLAEQLTPRCHPVLFDVEKFRNAEALTAGLLAHASSQRFVEALKQVRSRGWRVVLPEAIEALARGPGPLVLILDELAWFLEHLEGDMAYALLEVLGEALVKTHARLVIAGSLDVERVARDQLGIRLPGLFGKLHRFPLPPLAKSRLVLNLRRVLLGTGLVLQPGDLTWLVESVDLAMPYPAMRFLGQLASVAHDRPLSPERLEQELIDDLASTDAFAELEEQLKQLAQQEPRSAEALEEALDRLARASGPLDVSDVKAVLGREPAEQAANFSWLVEHFPLNVEGERVELASRLFRRYWRTHGGAGA, from the coding sequence ATGCGCCTTCGCAACGAATCCCTCAGGACCGGAACCCTGCTGGCCTTCTTCGACCGGGAGAACCCCCGGCGCAATGCCAGCCTCCTCTTCCTCGTCGAGGGAGCCGCGGACATCGCGCCCCTACGAGATATCGAGAGCACCTGTCAGGAATTGATCGCCGGAGATGACCGCTTCCACTGGCATACCGTGGCCAATCAGCTCGAGCTGACGGCGGTGGACGCGCGCCTCGATTCGGTCCGGGTGACCCGGTTCGAGGTCGCCGAGTTCCATGGGCTGTCCCGGCCAGAGCTGCGCGCCCTGCTCGCTCCAGCCATCGCCCAACTGGGTGAAGCCGAGAAGGTGCGCTTCCCCAGCGCGACCCGGACGGAGGGCAGTGTGGCCAAGGGGGTGGACTTCCTGGACCGGGAGGACGAACTGACGGCACTTCAGCGGCTGGTGGAGGAGGGCCTGCACGTCCTGCTCGTCGCCCCCCGGCGCTCCGGAAAGACCTCGTTGTTGCACAGGTTGGCGGAGCAGCTCACCCCACGGTGCCATCCGGTGCTGTTCGACGTCGAGAAGTTCCGCAACGCCGAGGCGCTCACCGCCGGGCTGCTGGCGCACGCCTCCTCCCAACGATTCGTCGAGGCGCTGAAGCAGGTGCGGAGCCGGGGTTGGCGGGTGGTGCTGCCCGAGGCCATCGAGGCGCTGGCCCGGGGCCCCGGTCCGCTCGTGCTCATCCTGGACGAGCTGGCCTGGTTCCTGGAGCATCTCGAAGGAGACATGGCGTACGCGCTGCTGGAGGTACTCGGAGAGGCGTTGGTGAAGACGCATGCGCGGCTCGTCATCGCGGGCTCGCTGGATGTGGAACGGGTCGCACGCGATCAGCTCGGCATCCGTCTCCCGGGCCTGTTCGGCAAGCTTCACCGCTTCCCTCTTCCCCCTCTGGCCAAATCGCGGCTCGTGCTCAACCTGCGCCGGGTGCTGCTCGGAACCGGTCTGGTGCTCCAACCAGGGGATCTCACCTGGCTCGTGGAGAGCGTTGATCTGGCCATGCCCTACCCCGCGATGCGCTTCCTGGGACAGCTCGCCTCCGTCGCCCATGATCGGCCGCTCTCTCCCGAACGGCTGGAACAGGAACTGATAGACGACCTGGCCAGCACTGACGCCTTCGCCGAGTTGGAAGAGCAACTCAAGCAACTGGCCCAGCAGGAGCCCCGGAGCGCGGAGGCACTGGAGGAAGCACTCGACCGCCTGGCGCGAGCCAGCGGGCCGCTCGATGTGTCCGATGTGAAGGCGGTTCTCGGCCGCGAACCGGCGGAGCAGGCCGCGAACTTCAGCTGGTTGGTGGAGCACTTCCCCTTGAATGTAGAGGGAGAGCGCGTGGAGTTGGCCTCACGCCTCTTCCGCCGCTACTGGCGGACCCATGGAGGAGCAGGCGCATGA
- a CDS encoding RelA/SpoT domain-containing protein, producing MFPEPVRKKVSLLVDEHFPWEGPVPERWEERLAYVQRWLEQETAIYRAVATALIARIDPILSCLQQELPPPERGRFLYRIDDRHVLKTPESILEKMVRRWEDPSHAPPIGFNNLDELNDLGRFRIVTNFLSDVTWICRHLEEPFDTRQRTRLSAQQQTLRQEFSLQANRFEDLLKVHPRKRTSGERCRKGHFSPKAPEHHARRVEVQILTVLQEAWDKKDHFLIYERRRAGYPVDEEHEQLSFSLSEQLYLTDRNFDQLKQASTRQDPRGGCEPE from the coding sequence ATGTTTCCGGAACCCGTGCGCAAGAAGGTCTCCCTGCTCGTGGACGAGCACTTTCCCTGGGAAGGACCGGTGCCGGAGCGCTGGGAGGAGCGGCTCGCCTATGTCCAGCGCTGGCTGGAGCAGGAGACCGCCATCTACCGGGCAGTCGCCACGGCGCTCATCGCCCGGATCGATCCCATCCTGTCCTGCCTGCAGCAGGAACTGCCGCCTCCGGAACGGGGCCGCTTCCTCTACCGGATTGACGACCGGCACGTGCTCAAGACACCGGAGAGCATCCTGGAGAAGATGGTCCGGCGGTGGGAGGACCCGTCCCACGCACCTCCCATCGGCTTCAACAACCTCGACGAGCTGAATGACCTGGGCCGCTTCCGCATCGTCACCAACTTCCTGTCTGACGTGACGTGGATCTGCCGCCACCTCGAGGAGCCCTTCGACACCCGGCAACGGACTCGCCTCTCCGCACAGCAACAGACCTTGCGCCAGGAGTTCAGCCTCCAAGCCAACCGCTTCGAGGATCTGCTCAAGGTGCACCCCCGGAAACGTACGAGCGGAGAGCGCTGCCGGAAGGGACATTTCTCCCCCAAGGCGCCCGAGCACCACGCCCGCCGCGTCGAGGTGCAGATCCTCACCGTGCTCCAGGAGGCCTGGGACAAGAAGGATCACTTCCTCATCTATGAGCGGCGGCGCGCGGGCTACCCGGTGGACGAGGAGCATGAGCAGCTCAGCTTCAGCCTCAGCGAGCAGCTGTATCTCACCGACCGCAACTTCGATCAGCTCAAGCAGGCCAGCACGCGGCAGGACCCGCGCGGCGGCTGCGAGCCGGAGTAA
- a CDS encoding ATP-binding protein, with protein MRRPWTFTRRIAVGFSVSLGVALAIAAITALALSSVLTGNEHVSEEGIRHRLAVEQLRRVFSDKLASQHAHELTGGPSHLEDARQARLQFQALLLLLRTHEDGQKERGLLDGLEQAERGHEDATQELWVARSQGLSPEGLEGLRGGQEEARYQTYEALDWLAWYTEDTFTQRVLRADQAERRAFWLIILVATLGLLVAMGLAWVLTRALWPLHHEARASEARFRLLVEGVKDYALYMLDPEGRVVSWNPGAERIQGWRAEEIIGRTGEVFYAPEARAAGQPRGDLERAAREGRLEWEGPGVRKDGSRFWAESLVTALRGADGRLEGFAVLTRDSSERKRLERAQHLFVEAERLFLTEKEPDEAVEELTRLLVPELADGCLLFLLTPAGELVPRAITHVSPEKERLMWELVQGGGGPRPDRRHGAWQALRTGRTERITEVSPESMAEAASDAEELERMRELEPVSYLSVPLRAAGHAVGVLMLVSQRPERRFTETDQVFVEELAGRAALSLENARLLREAQAALDLIGVAAHDLGNPLQALQLMLGKLRRLPPSEPEKLREVLTAAVRHTQRLGRLLHNLLDLSRLSSGKMELEVGEVDLAELAHEAVERHAEQAAEVGSQVVLEVEPGVVGRWDRLRLERVLTNLLSNAFKYGKGHPIELRVERTDGHGRLSVRDHGPGIPEELQRTIFERFKKAPAKGEKKEGFGLGLYIVQQLVEAHGGCVRVESREGEGATFTVELPLAAASREVDDSTQPPGMVH; from the coding sequence TTGAGGCGTCCCTGGACTTTCACGCGGCGTATCGCCGTGGGCTTCTCCGTCTCGCTGGGGGTCGCCCTGGCCATCGCCGCCATCACCGCGCTCGCGCTGAGCTCGGTGCTCACCGGCAACGAGCACGTCTCCGAGGAGGGCATCCGTCACCGCCTGGCGGTGGAGCAGTTGCGCCGCGTCTTCAGTGACAAGCTCGCCAGCCAGCATGCCCATGAGCTCACGGGCGGGCCGTCCCACCTGGAGGATGCGCGGCAGGCCCGGCTCCAGTTCCAGGCGTTGCTGCTGCTGTTGCGCACGCACGAGGACGGACAGAAGGAGCGGGGCCTGCTGGACGGGCTGGAGCAGGCCGAGCGGGGGCATGAGGACGCCACCCAGGAGCTATGGGTGGCCCGGAGCCAGGGCCTCTCCCCGGAGGGGCTGGAGGGACTGCGCGGCGGACAGGAGGAGGCGCGCTACCAGACGTACGAGGCGTTGGACTGGCTGGCCTGGTACACCGAGGACACGTTCACCCAGCGGGTGCTGCGGGCGGACCAGGCGGAGCGGCGGGCCTTCTGGCTCATCATCCTGGTGGCCACGCTGGGGCTGCTGGTGGCCATGGGGCTGGCCTGGGTGCTCACCCGCGCGCTGTGGCCGCTGCACCACGAGGCCCGGGCCAGCGAGGCGCGCTTCCGGCTGCTGGTGGAGGGGGTGAAGGACTATGCCCTCTACATGTTGGATCCGGAGGGCCGGGTGGTGAGCTGGAATCCCGGCGCCGAGCGCATCCAGGGCTGGCGGGCCGAGGAGATCATCGGCCGCACGGGGGAGGTCTTCTATGCGCCGGAGGCCCGCGCCGCGGGCCAGCCGCGCGGGGACCTGGAGCGGGCGGCGCGCGAGGGGCGGCTGGAGTGGGAGGGCCCGGGGGTGCGCAAGGACGGCTCGCGCTTCTGGGCCGAGTCGCTCGTCACCGCGCTGCGGGGCGCGGACGGACGGCTCGAGGGCTTCGCGGTGCTCACGCGCGACAGCTCCGAGCGCAAGCGCCTGGAGCGCGCCCAGCACCTCTTCGTCGAGGCCGAGCGCCTCTTCCTCACGGAGAAGGAGCCGGACGAGGCGGTGGAGGAGCTGACGCGGCTGCTGGTGCCGGAGCTGGCGGATGGGTGTCTGCTCTTCCTGCTCACGCCCGCGGGCGAGCTGGTGCCCCGCGCCATCACCCACGTGTCGCCGGAGAAGGAGCGGCTCATGTGGGAGCTCGTCCAGGGCGGTGGAGGGCCGCGGCCGGACAGGCGGCACGGGGCGTGGCAGGCGCTGCGCACGGGGCGGACCGAGCGCATCACGGAGGTGTCGCCGGAGTCCATGGCGGAGGCGGCGAGCGACGCGGAAGAGCTGGAGCGCATGCGGGAGCTGGAGCCCGTCTCGTACCTGTCGGTGCCGCTGCGCGCGGCGGGGCACGCGGTGGGGGTGCTGATGCTGGTGTCGCAGCGGCCGGAGCGGCGCTTCACGGAGACGGACCAGGTCTTCGTCGAGGAGCTGGCGGGCCGGGCGGCGCTGTCGCTGGAGAACGCGCGGCTGTTGCGCGAGGCGCAGGCGGCGTTGGATCTCATCGGCGTGGCGGCGCATGACCTGGGCAATCCGTTGCAGGCGTTGCAGTTGATGCTGGGCAAGCTGCGGCGCCTGCCGCCGTCGGAGCCGGAGAAGCTGCGCGAGGTGCTCACCGCGGCGGTACGGCACACGCAGCGGCTGGGGCGGCTGTTGCACAACCTGTTGGATCTGTCGCGGTTGTCCTCGGGGAAGATGGAGCTGGAGGTGGGGGAGGTGGACCTGGCGGAGCTGGCGCACGAGGCGGTGGAGCGGCACGCCGAGCAGGCGGCGGAGGTGGGCAGCCAGGTGGTGCTGGAGGTGGAGCCGGGGGTGGTGGGGCGGTGGGACCGGCTGCGGCTGGAGCGGGTGCTGACGAACCTGCTGTCCAACGCCTTCAAGTACGGCAAGGGCCATCCCATTGAGCTGCGGGTGGAGCGCACGGACGGCCACGGGCGGCTGAGCGTGAGGGACCACGGGCCGGGCATCCCCGAGGAGTTGCAGCGCACCATCTTCGAGCGCTTCAAGAAGGCGCCGGCGAAGGGCGAGAAGAAGGAGGGCTTCGGGCTGGGCCTCTACATCGTCCAGCAACTGGTGGAGGCGCACGGGGGCTGCGTCCGCGTGGAGAGCCGGGAGGGCGAGGGCGCGACGTTCACCGTCGAACTTCCGTTGGCGGCGGCGAGCCGGGAAGTGGACGACAGCACACAGCCTCCAGGGATGGTGCATTAA
- a CDS encoding MBL fold metallo-hydrolase, translating to MRVHHLNCITMCPPGGRLMDGRRRPKGIPAALVCHTLLVETEQGLVLVDTGFGLEDVRNPRPRLSPFFLTMNRPSFNEEMTAIRQIERLGFNAGDVRHIVLTHLDFDHAGGLDDFPAARVHVMAAEAEAAVAQATWLDRRRFRPRQWSTQPHWVTYPMPFGGERWFGFECVRELSGLPPEILMVPLVGHTLGHTGVAIRQSDQWLLHAGDAYFFHEEMDPHHPRCTPGLLAYQELMQKDGRLRKINQERLRELVRLHSRDVRVFCAHDAVEFERLEEESRTHALRGEVAVEEPRVRLPEPPLPNLPTV from the coding sequence ATGCGCGTCCACCATTTGAATTGCATCACCATGTGCCCACCGGGCGGGCGGCTGATGGACGGGCGCCGGCGGCCCAAGGGCATTCCGGCGGCGCTGGTGTGCCACACCCTGCTGGTGGAGACGGAGCAGGGGCTGGTGCTGGTGGACACGGGCTTCGGCCTGGAGGACGTGCGCAACCCGAGGCCCCGGCTGAGCCCCTTCTTCCTCACGATGAACCGCCCGAGCTTCAACGAGGAGATGACGGCGATCCGTCAAATTGAGCGCCTGGGCTTCAACGCCGGGGACGTGCGGCACATCGTGCTGACGCACCTGGACTTCGACCATGCCGGAGGGCTGGACGACTTCCCGGCGGCGCGGGTGCACGTGATGGCGGCCGAGGCGGAAGCGGCGGTGGCGCAGGCGACGTGGTTGGACCGGCGGCGCTTCCGTCCGAGGCAGTGGAGCACGCAGCCGCACTGGGTGACGTACCCCATGCCCTTCGGGGGCGAGCGCTGGTTCGGCTTCGAGTGCGTGCGGGAACTGTCGGGCCTGCCGCCGGAGATCCTGATGGTGCCGCTGGTGGGGCACACGCTGGGACACACGGGCGTGGCGATTCGTCAGTCCGATCAGTGGCTGTTGCACGCGGGGGACGCGTACTTCTTCCACGAGGAGATGGACCCGCACCACCCCCGGTGCACGCCGGGCCTGCTGGCCTATCAGGAGCTGATGCAGAAGGATGGGCGGCTGCGGAAGATCAACCAGGAGCGGCTGCGCGAGCTGGTGCGCCTGCACAGCCGGGACGTGCGCGTCTTCTGCGCCCACGACGCGGTGGAGTTCGAGCGTCTGGAGGAAGAGTCGCGCACCCACGCGCTGCGTGGCGAGGTGGCGGTGGAGGAGCCCCGGGTGCGGCTCCCCGAGCCACCGCTGCCGAACCTCCCCACGGTGTGA
- a CDS encoding site-2 protease family protein — protein MDNPLLERALMLIPLVLSLTVHEFAHAWSARLLGDDTAERMGRYTLNPLAHIDVFGTLLLPLLGIPFGWAKPVPVDPSRFRRDVSMRTGWMLTAAAGPLSNLVLAALSAIAFGLTWRLAPGFLPANPGLEFFLKIMMVANVGLALFNLLPVPPLDGSRVVEGLLPQRLLGPWQRVLALGPLLLIAVVFFGARLISGPTHYVIGLLERLITGVALIGA, from the coding sequence ATGGACAATCCCCTGCTCGAACGGGCGTTGATGCTCATTCCCCTCGTGCTGTCGCTCACCGTGCACGAGTTCGCCCACGCCTGGAGCGCCCGGCTCCTCGGCGACGACACCGCCGAGCGCATGGGCCGCTACACCCTCAACCCGCTCGCGCACATCGACGTCTTCGGCACGCTGCTGCTGCCGCTGCTGGGCATCCCCTTCGGCTGGGCCAAACCCGTGCCCGTGGACCCCTCGCGCTTCCGCCGCGATGTCTCCATGCGCACCGGGTGGATGCTCACCGCCGCCGCCGGGCCCCTGTCCAACCTCGTCCTGGCCGCCCTGAGTGCCATTGCCTTCGGCCTCACCTGGCGCCTGGCCCCGGGCTTCCTCCCCGCCAACCCCGGGCTCGAGTTCTTCCTGAAGATCATGATGGTGGCCAACGTGGGCCTGGCCCTCTTCAACCTGCTGCCCGTGCCGCCGCTCGATGGCAGCCGCGTCGTCGAGGGGCTCCTGCCCCAGAGGCTGCTCGGCCCCTGGCAGCGGGTGCTCGCGCTCGGGCCGCTGTTGCTGATCGCCGTCGTCTTCTTCGGCGCCCGGCTCATCTCCGGGCCCACGCACTACGTCATCGGGCTGCTGGAGCGGCTCATCACCGGCGTGGCGCTCATCGGGGCATAG
- a CDS encoding M28 family peptidase produces the protein MRTLSALLLLAVSSCASRPSVEDSAVSRAGEFASGVRKANLVSDVDALVAAHDSDTPLDCALFDTSVIDTDRRPVCHVTREKARQLVRERFEALGYTVSTHETADERFPTINVIAELPGAEHPDEVVVVGAHYDAYYSGADDNSSGVSAMLEMARLAAGKRFARTVRFVGFDLEEIGLVGSTRYVQNRPGEEIVASIIFDCIGYRDATPGAQTGLPGLPMPDTGDFLAGVANTQSLPRLEELYAISSRLGYGGFMLGVVAPKDGSGPASGNLMRSDHAPFWMAGQSALFLTDTANFRNPNYHKASDVPSTLDFDFLSDVTRLSAAGLSFWAEGPLS, from the coding sequence GTGAGGACCCTGTCCGCGCTGCTGCTGCTCGCCGTGAGCTCCTGTGCCTCGCGGCCCTCCGTCGAGGACTCCGCCGTCTCGCGCGCCGGGGAGTTCGCCTCGGGCGTGCGGAAGGCGAACCTGGTGTCGGACGTGGACGCGCTCGTCGCGGCCCATGACAGTGACACGCCGCTCGACTGCGCGCTCTTCGATACGTCTGTGATTGACACCGACCGCCGGCCCGTGTGCCACGTCACCCGCGAGAAGGCCCGCCAGCTGGTACGGGAGCGCTTCGAGGCGCTCGGCTACACCGTCAGCACGCACGAGACGGCGGATGAGCGCTTCCCCACCATCAACGTCATCGCCGAGCTTCCCGGCGCCGAGCACCCCGACGAGGTGGTGGTGGTGGGGGCGCACTACGACGCGTACTACTCGGGCGCGGATGACAACAGCTCGGGGGTGTCGGCCATGCTGGAGATGGCGCGGCTGGCCGCGGGCAAGCGCTTCGCGCGCACGGTGCGCTTCGTGGGGTTCGACCTGGAGGAGATCGGCCTGGTGGGCAGTACGCGCTACGTGCAGAACCGCCCGGGAGAGGAGATCGTCGCGTCGATCATCTTCGACTGCATCGGCTACCGGGACGCGACCCCTGGGGCGCAGACGGGCCTGCCCGGACTGCCCATGCCGGACACGGGGGACTTCCTCGCCGGAGTGGCCAATACGCAGTCCCTTCCCCGGCTGGAGGAGCTGTATGCGATCTCCTCGCGGCTGGGCTACGGCGGCTTCATGCTGGGCGTGGTGGCGCCCAAGGACGGCTCCGGCCCCGCCTCGGGCAACCTGATGCGCAGTGACCACGCGCCCTTCTGGATGGCCGGGCAGAGCGCGCTCTTCCTCACCGACACCGCCAACTTCCGCAATCCGAACTACCACAAGGCGAGTGACGTGCCGTCCACGCTCGACTTCGACTTCCTCTCCGACGTCACCCGGCTGTCCGCCGCCGGGCTCTCCTTCTGGGCCGAGGGTCCCCTGTCATGA